The genomic segment GACCTTGTGGGCGAGCTCGAGGACCTTGGTCTCCCGGATCGCGTCGCCGACGAAGGTCATGACGTCGACCTTGCCGCGCACGAGGTAGGAGGCCACGGCGTACGGGATGCTGAACTTCGCGTCGTACTCGCTGCGCGGGTCGTGCTTGGCGGCCAGCGGCTCGAGGACGATCGGCACCACGTCGGCCGGGGCGATGGCCACGATGGAGGCGATGTCGTCGACGTCGAGCCTGCGGCCCGCGGTCGCCTGGATCGTGGCGTCCAGCGGTGCGTGCACGAAGTGGCAGGCCGCGTAGGGCTTGTAGGCGATCTTCGGCGTCTCCCAGCGCTCGCCGAGGTCGGCGAGCTGGCCCTCGATGTCGAGGTCGTCGCGGCGCAGGTAGGCGTTGTAGAGGCCGAAGCGCCCCTCGATGACCGTCTTGGGCCCGGTCTCGCCGTGGGCGGCGAGGGACGCGGCCAGCAGGCCGGAACGGGCGGCGAAGCCCGGGTGCAGGCGCTTGGTCGAGGAGCCGTCGGAGAGATGCTCGAGGATCCCGGAGGCCAGGCTGCCGGCGATGCCCAGGGCCTGGGTCGTCGTCGCGGCGTCGAGGCCGCGGATGCGCGCGGCGGCGGCGGTGGCGCCGTAGACGCCGAGCACGCCGGTGGGGTGGAAGCCGATCTGGTGGAAGAGCGGTCCGGCGGCCAGGCCGAGGCGCAGCACGACCTCGTTGCCGGCGACGAGGGCGGCGAGGAGGTCGGCGCCCGAGGCGCCGTGGGCCTCGGCGGCGGCCAGGGCGGCGGGCACGACGGCGACGCTGACGTGGGCGATGGCGCCCGTGTGCGTGTCGTCGAAGTCCAGCGCGTGGCAGGTGGCGCCGTTGGAGAAGGCGGCGTCGAAGCTCGGCAGGCCGTGGCCGGCGCCGAAGGCCGTGGCCGGGCCCGTGGTGCCGGGCTCGAGCATCGCCTCGCGCGCCCCGGAGGCCACCCCGAGGGCGCAGCCGGCCAGGCCGCAGCCCAGCGTGTCGAGGAGGTGCAGCTTGGCGGCCTGCGCGACCTCGGGCGGCAGCGCGTCGGCGGTGAGGGCGGAGGTGAACGCGGCAAGGCGTTCGGCGACAGTGCTCATGGGTCCTCTCAGACGTTCCGGTCGGTGTCGATGCCCGGCACAGGGCGGCGAGCTCGGGCGCCCCCGGTGGGGTCCCTCGCGCTCATCGGCCTATGCAAGGAGGTTATATGTCCGACATCACCCCGTGTCAACCGGCGGATCCGGGGCTCTGAGGGCCGTTTCGGCGCTGCTGGGCGGGTTTTGCTGCTTGACATTGTCTGATGTCCGGCATATGAATCGGAGCCGGGCGCCGGGCCCTCCTCGGCCCACGGCTGGGTCGCACCCGGAACATTCGAGCGAAGGAAGAGGACCACGTGAAAGCCGCAGTGATGCGCGAGTTCGGAGGATCGTCGGTACTCAACGTCGAGGACGTCGAGGATCCCGAGCCCGGACCCGGCCATGTGCGCATCAAGGTCGACGCCTGTGCGCTGAACCACGTCGACGTCGACATCCGCGACGGCATCTCGCGGTTCGACATCACGTTCCCGCACATCCCGGGCATCGAGATCGTCGGGCGCGTCGACGCCCTCGGCGACGGGGTGGAGGACTACGCGGTCGGCGACCGCGTCATGCCCTATCTGCTCGGCGGGGAGGTCTTCATCGGCGTCGCCGGACCCGGCGGCTTCGCCGAGTACGTGACGGCACCCGCCGGCCAGCTCGTCCGCGTCCCCGAGGCCATCTCCGACGATGACGCCGCGGCCCTGCAGGTCGCGTTCGGCACGGCCTGGCACATGCTCTTCACCCGCGGCGGCCTGCGCATCGGCGAGACCGTCCTGATCAACTCGATCTCGAGCGGCATCGGCTCGGCCGCCGTGCAGCTCGCCCACCTGGCCGGCGCGTACGTCATCGGCACCTCGAGCTCGGCCGAGAAGCTCGCCCAGGCCTCCGCGCTGGGGATGGACGACGGCATCGACTACACCACGGAGGACGTCCCGGCGCGCGTGGCCGAGCTCACCGGCGGCAAGGGCGCCGACCTCGCGTTCGAGCACGTCGGCGGCGAGCTGTTCCAGAAGGCCATCGAGTCTCTCGGCCAGGACGGCCGGCTCGTGACCTGCGGCGGCCACTCGGGCGAGGTCGTGCCGTTCGACGTCATCCCGTTCTTCCGGTCCCAGCACACGATCATCGGCTCGTTCGTCTACACCCGCGACGAGCTCGAGAAGGCGCTGGACTTCGCCGCCCGCGGCCTCATCAAGCCCCTCGTCTCGGCCTCCTTCGGCCTGGACGAGATCCAGGAGGCCTACAGCGCGCTCGAGGCGCGCAAGCACTTCGGAAAGATCCTGGTCCGTCCATGAGCGGAGCCTTGAACAGCACACCCTGCGACGTGGGAGCGACCACATGAAGCGACTCGGAGTAGACGTCGGCGGCACCTTCACGGACCTCATCTATGTGGACGACGAGGCCGGGAAGATCCTCATCCACAAGCTTCCGTCGACGCCCGACGACCCGTCGCGCGGCACGATCGAGGGCATCAAGCAGCTCACGGAGCAGGCCGAGGTCGTCCCCGGCGACCTGGATCAGGTCTTCCACGGCACGACGATCGCCACCAACATCGTCATCGAGCACAACGGCGCCAAGGTGGGGATGATCACCACCGAGGGGTACCGCGACATCCTGCACATCGCGCGGCACAAGAAGCCGATGAACTTCTCGAACTACCAGGACCTTCCCTGGCAGGCCTATCCGCTCGCGCGCCGCCGCTACCGCCTCACGGTCCCCGAGCGCGTCACGGGCGACGGCGAGATCCTCGTCCCGCTCGACGAGGATCGCGCCCGCGAGCAGGTGCTCAAGCTCAAGGAGGCCGGCGTCGAGGCGATCGCCGTCTGCTTCCTGTTCTCCTTCCTCAAGCCCGACCACGAGCAGCGCGTCGCCGAGATCATCCGCGAGGAGTTCCCGGAGGCGTTCCTGTCGGTCTCCTCCGACGTGCTGCCCCAGTACCGCGAGTACGAGCGCTTCTCGACCGTGGCGCTCAACGCCTACGTCGGGCCGAAGGTCGCCACCTACGTGCGCCGCCTGGAGGACGAGCTGCGCGCGCTCAACGTGCGCACGGGCGTGCATCTCATGACGTCGGGCAGCGGCGTCTCCACCGCCCAGGGCGCGATCGACCGTCCCGTCAACCTGCTCATGTCGGGCCCCGTGGCCGGCGTGGTGGGCGGCATCTGGGTCGGCAAGTCGGCCGGATTCGACAGCGTCATCACCCTCGACGTCGGCGGCACCTCGGCCGACATCGGCCTGGCCCAGGGCGGCCACCTGCGGATGAAGCACCTGCTCGACACACGGGTCGGGCCGTACCAGGCGATGATCCCGATGGTCGACGTCGACACGATCGGCGCAGGCGGCGGCTCCATCGCCTACGTCGACGGCGGCGGCATCTTCCGGTCGGGCCCGCGCTCGGCCGGCGCCCAGCCCGGGCCGGCGGCCTACGACCGCGGCGGCACCGAGCCGACCTCGACCGACGCCATGGTCAACCTCGGCTGGCTGCTGCCCGAGGACTTCCTCGGCGGGGCCATGACGCTCAAGCCCGAGCTCGCGCGCACCGCGTTCGAGCCGGTCGCCGAGAAGCTCGGCATGACCGTCGAGGAGGCCTCGATGGGCGCCGTGCAGATCGCGAGCCACTCCATGGTGCAGTCCATCGAGGAGAACTCGGTCCGCAAGGGCTTCGACCCGCGCGACTTCGCGCTCGTCGCCGAGGGCGGCGCCGGCCCGGCGTTCGCCGCGCACATCGCGATCGAGGTCGGCACGCCGGCCGTCGTGGTGCCGCCCTTCCCGGGCGTCACCGCCGCGCTGGGCCTGCTCGTGACCGACGAGGTCTACGAGTACGTCACGACGACCTACCAGCGGCTCTCGGCGCTCAACGCCTCCGAGCTCGAGGCGCGCTACGTCGAGCTCGAGCAGCAGGCCGCCAAGCAGCTGGCCGACGACGGCATCGCGCCGGAGAACCAGGTCATCCAGCGCCTGGCCGACTGCCGCTACCTCGGGCAGGGCTACGAGCTGCGCATCGAGGTCGGCTCCGGTGACCTCGACGCCGCCTGGTCGGAGGACGTCGCGTCCAAGTTCCACGACGCGCACGAGAAGGAGTACTCGCGCCGCTTCGAGGACTCCGACATCGAGATCCCCAACATCCGCGTCCGCGGCATCGGGCTCATCCCCTCGCTCGAGATGCCCGAGGTCGAGAAGGGCGGCGCGTCCGCGGAGGCCGCGCTGCGCCACGAGCGCGACGCCTGGTTCCCGATCGACGGCAAGCTCCAGCAGGTGCCGACGCGCTTCTACGCGCGTGAGGCGCTGCTGGCCGGCAACACGATCGAGGGCCCGGCCGTCGTCAACCAGTACGACTCGACGACGGTGATCCCGCCCGGCCTGAAGGCGGAGATCGACCGCTACGGCAACATCGTCATCCGCGTCGACGCGTCGGCCCAGACCGACATCATCAGCACCGCCGCCACCACGGGCTCCTAGGGCTCACGAGCGAGAAGAGAGGAACCACTTCATGTCCCTTGTGACCTACGAGGTCGGCCGGACCCCCGGGAACCCCACGCGCGAGCGGGTCGAGGTCGACCCCATCACCATGCGGGTGCTCGGCGGGGCCTTCCACGCGATCGCCGCCGAGATGGCGGGCGTGCTGTTCCGCATGTCCTACAGCTCGATCATCCGCGAGTCCGAAGACCTCGGCGCCGGGATCTTCGACGCCCAGGGCCGCGAGCTCTGCGAGTCGGACTCCACGCCGATGCACATCGGTTCGCTGCCCTGGTACATCCGCGGCTTCATGGACCGGCTGGAGGGGAAGATCAAGGAGGGCGACGTCATCGTCCACAACCACCCCTACCTCGGCGCCTCGCACAGCCCGGACATCGCGGTGGCGGTGCCGATCTTCGCCGAGGGCGAGCTGCTGGGCTTCGCCGCGGTGACCGCGCACGTCCTCGACGTCGGCGGCTCCTACCCGGGCATCAACGCCGACGCCTACGACGTGTACGCCGAGGCCAAGCTCTACAACGCGCTGCGCTGGTACAACGAGGGCGAGCTCAACGAGGACGTCGACCGCCTCATCTTCGACAACGTCCGCACCGAGTCCATGAACCGCGGCGACATGAACGCCATGCTCGCCGCGTGCCAGCTCGGGCGCGACCGGTTCCTGCGCCTGACCGGGCGCTACGGCGTCGAGACGGTCATGAGCTCGGCCTACGGGTGGATGGACTACTCGGAGAAGATGCTGCGCGAGCAGATCTCCAAGCTCCCCGACGGCGAGTACAAGGCGCCGACGGCGTGGCTCGACGACGACGCGCGCAACCGCGGGGTGCGCCTGCGCGTGGAGACCAAGGTCATCGTCGAGGGCGACTCGATCACCATCGACCTGACCGGATCGCAGGCCGAGGTGCCCACGGGCTTCAACGTGCCCTTCGAGGGCTCGCTGCTGGTCGGGGCGTACTACGCCATCCGCACGCTCCTGCTCGACGAGGACACGTTCCCCGAGCACGTGCCCCAGAACGACGGCGTCTTCCGGCCCGTCAACGTCATCGCGCCGAAGGGGACGATCTTCAACCCCAACTTCCCGCGGGCGTGCTTCTCGCGGTTCTGCCAGGTCCAGCGCGTGGTCGACAACACGATCCTGGCCATGGGCGAGGTCCTGCCCCAGCAGGTCACGGCCGGCAACTCGGCGGCGATCCACTTCTGCGCCTACTCCGGGTTCACCACGGAGTCGGGCGAGTACTGGCTCTACCTCGAGGTCAACGAGGGCTCCTACGGCGGCCGCTACGGCAAGGACGCCATGGACTCCGTCGACAACCTGATGGCCAACACGCGCAACAACCCGATCGAGGAGCTCGACCTGCGGTTCCCGCTGCGCTGCGACCAGTACGAGCTGCGGCCCGAGCCGGCCGCGCCCGGCAAGTGGCGCGGCGGCGTCGGCGTCATCCGGCGCAACCGCTTCCTGGTCGACGGCACCTACTCGTGCGAGGGCGATCGCCAGTGGGACCCGCCGCGCGGGATCTTCGGCGGCTGGGACGGGCTCGTGGCCTCCACGCACAAGAACCCCGGCACGCCGCAGGAGGAGTACCTGGAGGCCAAGGTGACCGGCGTCGACTTCAAGGCCGGCGAGTTCATCGAGTTCCGCCAGCCCAACGCGGGCGGCTACGGCGATCCGCTGGAGCGCGAGCCCGCCATGGTCCGCGAGGACGTGCTCGACGACTTCACGACGATCGAGCTGGCGCGTGACGCCTACGGCGTGATCTTCGTGGACGAGAAGGACCTGGAGATCGACGAGGCGGCCACCAAGGCCCGCCGCGAGGAGCTCCGCGCGTCGCGCAACGGCGGCCCGAGCGGCTCGCTGAACGACCTGTTCAGCCGGGATGCCGGCAAGCTCATCCCGTCCAAGAGCCCGACCTCCGAGGCCGGCAACGCGGCGTTCGGGCTCCTGTAGGCGATCGGACCCGATGACGATCCAGCAGCATCCCGCGGGCGAGTCCACGACGGCCACGCCGGTGGCGCAGGGCGCCTACTGGCGGGTCGGCGGCTTCGTGTTCACCAACACCCACCACGGCACCGGACCCGACGGCGCGCTGGTCGCGCCCGACGACTGCGAGCGGCAGCTGGAGCAGGCGCTGGCCAACCTCGGCAGGACGCTGAGGGCGGCCGGCTCGGCGCCCGAGCGCGTCGTCAAGATCGTGTACTACGTTCGCGACGCCGCCGAGCTGCCCGACCACGCCCGGCTGGCGTGGTTCGTGGACTGCTGGCCGGAGAGCTCGGTCGTCGAGCTGCGCACGCTGGCCCCGGGCGTCCGGGTCGAGATCGAGGCCGTCGCGACCCTCGAGGCGGCATGAGCAGCGCGCCCCCCGACCGGTCCATCGCGCAGACGACCGCGGCGATCGCCGCGGGCGAGCTGTCGGCCGTCGCGGTGGCCCAGGAGTACCTGGATCGCATCGACGCCCACGACGCGGCGCTCAACGTGTACCGGACGGTCACGCGTGAGCTCGCGCTGGAGCAGGCCGCGGCGGTCGACGCCGCGGCGCAGCGCGGGGAGCCCGTCGGGCCGCTGGCGGGCGTGCCCGTCGCCCTCAAGGACAACATCGCGGTCGCCGGCGTGGAGATGACCGCCGGCACCCGCCACCGCGCCGGCCGCATCGCCGACGAGGACGCCCCAGCCTACGCCGCCCTGCGCGACGCGGGCGCCGTGCTCCTGGGCAAGGTCAGCATGTCGGAGTGGGCGATCGGCGGGACGAACCAGAACATCCACTACGGCGACGTCCACAACCCGTGGGACGTCGCGCGGGTGAGCGGCGGGTCCAGCGGAGGATCCGGCGCGGCGATCGGCGCCGACCTGGCGTTGGCGACGCTGGGCACCGACACGGGAGGGTCGGTGCGCCTGCCGGCGTCGCTCAACGGCTGCTGCGGCCTGCGCGGCACCGCCGGGCGGGTCAGCAACCGCGGCTCGATCCCCGTGGCGTGGACATTCGACACGATCGGCCCGCTCGCGCGGCGCGCCGAGGACGTCGCGGCGATCCTGCAGGTCATCGCGGGCTACGACCACGAGGACCCGAT from the Baekduia soli genome contains:
- a CDS encoding quinone oxidoreductase family protein: MKAAVMREFGGSSVLNVEDVEDPEPGPGHVRIKVDACALNHVDVDIRDGISRFDITFPHIPGIEIVGRVDALGDGVEDYAVGDRVMPYLLGGEVFIGVAGPGGFAEYVTAPAGQLVRVPEAISDDDAAALQVAFGTAWHMLFTRGGLRIGETVLINSISSGIGSAAVQLAHLAGAYVIGTSSSAEKLAQASALGMDDGIDYTTEDVPARVAELTGGKGADLAFEHVGGELFQKAIESLGQDGRLVTCGGHSGEVVPFDVIPFFRSQHTIIGSFVYTRDELEKALDFAARGLIKPLVSASFGLDEIQEAYSALEARKHFGKILVRP
- a CDS encoding hydantoinase/oxoprolinase family protein, with protein sequence MKRLGVDVGGTFTDLIYVDDEAGKILIHKLPSTPDDPSRGTIEGIKQLTEQAEVVPGDLDQVFHGTTIATNIVIEHNGAKVGMITTEGYRDILHIARHKKPMNFSNYQDLPWQAYPLARRRYRLTVPERVTGDGEILVPLDEDRAREQVLKLKEAGVEAIAVCFLFSFLKPDHEQRVAEIIREEFPEAFLSVSSDVLPQYREYERFSTVALNAYVGPKVATYVRRLEDELRALNVRTGVHLMTSGSGVSTAQGAIDRPVNLLMSGPVAGVVGGIWVGKSAGFDSVITLDVGGTSADIGLAQGGHLRMKHLLDTRVGPYQAMIPMVDVDTIGAGGGSIAYVDGGGIFRSGPRSAGAQPGPAAYDRGGTEPTSTDAMVNLGWLLPEDFLGGAMTLKPELARTAFEPVAEKLGMTVEEASMGAVQIASHSMVQSIEENSVRKGFDPRDFALVAEGGAGPAFAAHIAIEVGTPAVVVPPFPGVTAALGLLVTDEVYEYVTTTYQRLSALNASELEARYVELEQQAAKQLADDGIAPENQVIQRLADCRYLGQGYELRIEVGSGDLDAAWSEDVASKFHDAHEKEYSRRFEDSDIEIPNIRVRGIGLIPSLEMPEVEKGGASAEAALRHERDAWFPIDGKLQQVPTRFYAREALLAGNTIEGPAVVNQYDSTTVIPPGLKAEIDRYGNIVIRVDASAQTDIISTAATTGS
- a CDS encoding hydantoinase B/oxoprolinase family protein; its protein translation is MSLVTYEVGRTPGNPTRERVEVDPITMRVLGGAFHAIAAEMAGVLFRMSYSSIIRESEDLGAGIFDAQGRELCESDSTPMHIGSLPWYIRGFMDRLEGKIKEGDVIVHNHPYLGASHSPDIAVAVPIFAEGELLGFAAVTAHVLDVGGSYPGINADAYDVYAEAKLYNALRWYNEGELNEDVDRLIFDNVRTESMNRGDMNAMLAACQLGRDRFLRLTGRYGVETVMSSAYGWMDYSEKMLREQISKLPDGEYKAPTAWLDDDARNRGVRLRVETKVIVEGDSITIDLTGSQAEVPTGFNVPFEGSLLVGAYYAIRTLLLDEDTFPEHVPQNDGVFRPVNVIAPKGTIFNPNFPRACFSRFCQVQRVVDNTILAMGEVLPQQVTAGNSAAIHFCAYSGFTTESGEYWLYLEVNEGSYGGRYGKDAMDSVDNLMANTRNNPIEELDLRFPLRCDQYELRPEPAAPGKWRGGVGVIRRNRFLVDGTYSCEGDRQWDPPRGIFGGWDGLVASTHKNPGTPQEEYLEAKVTGVDFKAGEFIEFRQPNAGGYGDPLEREPAMVREDVLDDFTTIELARDAYGVIFVDEKDLEIDEAATKARREELRASRNGGPSGSLNDLFSRDAGKLIPSKSPTSEAGNAAFGLL
- a CDS encoding RidA family protein is translated as MTIQQHPAGESTTATPVAQGAYWRVGGFVFTNTHHGTGPDGALVAPDDCERQLEQALANLGRTLRAAGSAPERVVKIVYYVRDAAELPDHARLAWFVDCWPESSVVELRTLAPGVRVEIEAVATLEAA
- a CDS encoding amidase: MSSAPPDRSIAQTTAAIAAGELSAVAVAQEYLDRIDAHDAALNVYRTVTRELALEQAAAVDAAAQRGEPVGPLAGVPVALKDNIAVAGVEMTAGTRHRAGRIADEDAPAYAALRDAGAVLLGKVSMSEWAIGGTNQNIHYGDVHNPWDVARVSGGSSGGSGAAIGADLALATLGTDTGGSVRLPASLNGCCGLRGTAGRVSNRGSIPVAWTFDTIGPLARRAEDVAAILQVIAGYDHEDPISPDVPVDDYLGALDGGVAGLRIGLLSGPYLDEVDAGFAAALRAAADQYAALGAEIVPVDLPGHDDAATCTAELLLAEAAYVHRNHLRDCPEIFAPDVLTRLRRGEAVTGPQYAHQRQEQRRWRRQVLDALEGCDVLMCPGAARTAPLASESEPLAMTAVLARFTGLWVLSRTPALVVPCGLVDGLPVSFQLVGRPFDEATVLRAAHGYQQATDWHLRRPDPAGWVAA